A single window of Pristiophorus japonicus isolate sPriJap1 chromosome 28, sPriJap1.hap1, whole genome shotgun sequence DNA harbors:
- the LOC139239584 gene encoding zinc finger protein 664-like, whose product MEAEGTVHSGEKLYTCSVCGHGFSRSSKLWRHKCSHTGEKLCKCGDCGKRLNYPSQLETHQRVHTGERPFTCSNCGKGFTRSSDLLQHQRVHTEERPFTCSDCGKGFSKLSHLLIHQRVHTGDRLCKCSDCEKSFKSKEQLMRHQRLHTGERPLTCFDCGKGFTLSYHLLRHQRVHTGERPFTCSECDKGFSLSGNLLRHQRWKCKRFSLGSGISPNSF is encoded by the exons atggaagcagaaggcaccgttcacagtggggagaaactgtacacgtgctctgtgtgtggacatggCTTCAGTCGATCGTCCAAACTgtggagacacaagtgcagtcacactggggagaaactgtgtaaatgtggggattgtgggaaacgattgaactacccatcccagctggaaacacaccagcgagttcacactggggagagaccgttcacctgctccaactgtgggaagggcttcactcggtcatccgacctgctgcaacaccagcgagttcacactgaggagagaccgttcacctgctccgactgtgggaagggattctctaagttatcccaccttctgatacaccagcgagttcacactggggacagactttgtaaatgttctgactgtgagaagagttttaaaagcaaagagcaactgatgagacaccagcgacttcacaccggggagaggccgttgacCTGCTTCgactgtgggaagggtttcactctctcataccaccttctgagacaccagcgagttcacactggggagaggccattcacctgctctgagtgtgacaagggattctctctgtcaggcaacctgctgagacatcagcga TGGAAATGCAAGCGATTCAGTCTCGGATCAGGAATTTCTCCAAACAGTTTTTGA
- the LOC139239585 gene encoding gastrula zinc finger protein XlCGF57.1-like, with translation MVKAEKKFDDSLGNTECGSQSPGNTERGSRAPGNNERSSRSPGNTECGCPSPGNTECGCPSRDNTECGSQTTGNTGRGSRAPGNTERSSQSTGNTEGGSRPPGNTECGSKSPVYTERGSRAPGNTECGSQSPGNIECGSRLERLKCSHTGERPFTCSDCGKGFTTSSDLLRHQRVHTGERPFTCSDCVKGLTTSSHLLRHQRVHTGERPFSCSECGKVFTQLSHMLTHQRVHTGERPFSCSECGKVFTQLSHLLTHQRVHTGERPFSYSECGKGFTNLSHLLTHQRVHAGERPFTCSECGKGVTTSSKLLTHQRVHTGERPLSCSECGKGFTTSSYLVTHQRVHTGERPFTCSECDKGFSMSGNLLRHQRVHK, from the exons ATGGTAAAAGCAGAGAAGAAGTTTGATGAC tccctgggcaacaccgagtgcggttctcagtccccgggcaacaccgagcgcggctctcgggccccgggcaataaCGAGCgcagctctcggtccccgggcaacaccgagtgcggctgtccgtctccgggcaacaccgagtgcggctgtcCGTCccgggacaacaccgagtgtggctctcagaccaCGGGCAACACCgggcgcggctctcgggccccgggcaacaccgagcgcagCTCTCAGTCCACCGGCAACACCGAGGGCGGCTCTcggcccccgggcaacaccgagtgcggctctaagTCCCCGGTCTACACTGAGCGCGGCTCTCGggcaccgggcaacaccgagtgtggctctcagtccccgggcaacatcgagtgcggctctcgg ctggagagactcaagtgcagtcacactggggagagaccattcacctgctctgactgtgggaagggattcactacatcatccgacctgctgagacaccagcgagttcacactggggagaggccattcacctgctccgactgtgtgaAGGGATTGACTACATCATCCCatcttctgagacaccagcgagttcacactggggagaggccgttcagctgctctgaatgtgggaaggtattcactcagttatcccacatgctgacacaccagcgagttcacactggggagaggccgttcagctgctctgaatgtgggaaggtattcactcagttatcccacctgctgacacaccagcgagttcacactggggagaggccgttcagctactctgaatgtgggaagggattcactaatttatcccacctgctgacacaccagcgtgttcacgctggggagaggccCTTCACCtgttctgaatgtgggaagggagtcactacatcatccaaactgctgacacaccagcgagttcacactggggagaggccgttaagctgctctgaatgtgggaagggattcactacatcatcctacCTTGTGACACACCAgcgcgttcacactggggagaggccgttcacctgctctgagtgtgacaaGGGATTCTCTATGTCAGGCAACCtcctgagacatcagcgagttcacaagtga